AACATGGCAACATTCATTTATCCGCACCATGCATATATAGTGAGGTGATGGAAAGTCTTTCATTGGAACCAGGATTGAGCTTTTTAAATCTTGGGTCTGGAACTGGTTATCTCAGTACAATGGCAGGACTCATATTGAGTAAGAACACTGCTGCTTTACTAGATCAGTATAGAATATTCGTGATATCTTTATGCCTTTCTTAGACCAACATGGAACAAATCATGGCATTGAGTTGCACGAAGATTGTTTAGAATATGCGTACGAGCGACTCGAAGAATTTAAACAGAAGTCATTAGCATTGGATGAATTTGACTTTTGTGAACCAGTTTTTATACAAGGTGAtacataaagaatttatttatatgtgacTCCTGTGAGAACAAGAAAGAGTCATGTAACTGTACATTTGGCAGGGAATTGTCTGAATGTTGCACCTGGTAGACAATATGACAGAGTATATTGCGGTGCAGCATGTCCTGAAAATTACGAaggatttattaaacaatttgtaTGTATTGGAGGTATTCTCGTGATGCCGTTCAAAGATCATTTGCTACGTGTACTTAGAATAGACGAGGATACTTGGTTACACTTTAAAATGCTTCCTGTATCATTTGCAACATTAGTCGTACCTACCACAACCGAGCaaactttatttcatttacgtaagtattttattatctttttaagataaaatagaaaaaaaaaaaagaagaaaagaacgatacttgtaaattatatttagctTCAccaacttttattaatatattatattcattgtaGCTGAATGCGTGCCGTTGTCTTTACAAGAACTGTGCAGAGGTAAAATTAGACGTTGTTTGCGATTAAACGTATGGAAAGAGCACGAAGATTTGGAAAcggaaaaagtaatattattggaACGACGAAGATTCAATTCTCCCCAACAAACGTTAACGAGATTCGTAATACCTGTGTTGGGGGAATCCGATGGATCTGTATCGGACGAATCAGCGTCCGACGAAGATGATGAATTTACGAGAAGGGTATGCGTGTTGCTCAGCGTGGATGCCGATCCTAGAGATTTGTACACAACTTCTCAAGTACGGGCGGTCGTATTGTGCAATATGaacgaaaatcaaaattggCAAATGGTGAATAACAACGGCAACGTTGATTGGTACAATCAGAATTCTGAAAATTCTACAAACAGTAGTAACAACAAACTCTCTGTTTCACGGACAGAGGAGAGTACGAACGACGAACAGACAACTTCGAATCCGACGGAGGAAAAGTCTCAAAGTAAATCCGAGctacaaaattttaacaacGTGAGCGAGACTTATTTGAACTTACTCAAGCATACCGAAACGTTGTTGAATATAAGCGAAAGCGATAGCGAAACGGAACAGGATGATACTCTTCCCGTTCAACGTAAGAAAATggcgaaacgagagaaaacgGACAGCGGTATCGTGGAGGATGTAAATTTGAGCAACGAGGAGAGTAGCCCTAGATCGAATACCAGTCAATCAGACTTGGCAAAACCCGACGTCGAATCTCCGCAGGACGCCACGAACGCGATGGACGTGGACCCGTCCGATGTCTCCCGTGACCAAGAAGTAATAATCGCCCGTTATGTGAATAGCAATGCCTTTTCTACATacatgaaagagaaaatacaAGAGTTACCATTGcctttttcatcaaaattgtacctaaattataatcgtaagctgtaatataagtaaattacACACGCCAAGTCATAATactctaatttaaataaataaatgaataaataaatatatgtatatttacacacacacacacacacacgcgcgcgtatACATAATACCaacttaa
The window above is part of the Apis mellifera strain DH4 linkage group LG11, Amel_HAv3.1, whole genome shotgun sequence genome. Proteins encoded here:
- the LOC724685 gene encoding protein-L-isoaspartate O-methyltransferase domain-containing protein 1 — translated: MGAAVSSGQNNDELVNNLMKSGYIRTRKVEQVFRAVDRADYVLPSHRDRAYNDLAWKHGNIHLSAPCIYSEVMESLSLEPGLSFLNLGSGTGYLSTMAGLILNQHGTNHGIELHEDCLEYAYERLEEFKQKSLALDEFDFCEPVFIQGNCLNVAPGRQYDRVYCGAACPENYEGFIKQFVCIGGILVMPFKDHLLRVLRIDEDTWLHFKMLPVSFATLVVPTTTEQTLFHLPECVPLSLQELCRGKIRRCLRLNVWKEHEDLETEKVILLERRRFNSPQQTLTRFVIPVLGESDGSVSDESASDEDDEFTRRVCVLLSVDADPRDLYTTSQVRAVVLCNMNENQNWQMVNNNGNVDWYNQNSENSTNSSNNKLSVSRTEESTNDEQTTSNPTEEKSQSKSELQNFNNVSETYLNLLKHTETLLNISESDSETEQDDTLPVQRKKMAKREKTDSGIVEDVNLSNEESSPRSNTSQSDLAKPDVESPQDATNAMDVDPSDVSRDQEVIIARYVNSNAFSTYMKEKIQELPLPFSSKLYLNYNRKL